The proteins below are encoded in one region of Lonchura striata isolate bLonStr1 chromosome 1, bLonStr1.mat, whole genome shotgun sequence:
- the SLC30A8 gene encoding proton-coupled zinc antiporter SLC30A8, with product MATEKGLERTCLVGERDIKKYSLALDRMSCLQKNPNEERQQQEAEVTGANPAYHCHSYSQACENRKREQHQARRKLCVASVICTFFMIAEITGKYCGRIAGSLAVVSDAAHILVDLASFLISLFSLWLSSKPPTKQFTFGWHRAEILGALMSMIIVWMVTGVLTYLACMRLLHPDYDIDATVMLITSACAVISNILLSLILHQTGHGHSHGAQAMSAPLEKPALSNASLQAAFVHTIGDLFQSISVLISALIIFFKPQYKIADPICTFVFSIFVLATTITILRDILTMLMEGTSKGFAYDAVKARILTVEKVESVHDLHLWSLTMNQTALSAHIATADSTDSQKILRDVTQALFEHYSFHSITIQIESGEDQKPDCVFCQEPRD from the exons GATGAGCTGCCTTCAGAAGAATCCAAATgaagagaggcagcagcaggaagcagaAGTTACAGGAGCTAATCCAGCATATCACTGTCACAGCTACTCACAGGCCTGTGAGAACAGGAAGAGGGAGCAGCATCAAGCCAGGAGGAAGCTCTGTGTAGCATCAGTAATTTGCACCTTCTTCATGATTGCTGAGATAACAGGGAAGTATT GTGGGCGGATCGCCGGGAGCCTGGCGGTGGTCAGCGACGCCGCGCACATCCTGGTGGACCTGGCAAGCTTCCTGATCAGCCTCTTCTCACTGTGGCTCTCCTCCAAACCTCCTACCAAACAGTTCACTTTTGGGTGGCACCGAGCAG AAATTCTGGGAGCTTTGATGTCTATGATAATAGTTTGGATGGTGACTGGTGTGTTGACATATTTGGCTTGCATGAGGCTGCTGCACCCAGATTACGATATTGATGCTACAGTGATGCTCATTACCTCTGCTTGTGCTGTGATCAGTAACATCCT ACTAAGCCTGATTCTGCACCAGACTGGCCACGGGCACAGCCATGGGGCACAAGCCATGTCAGCCCCTCTGGAGAAGCCAGCTCTGAGCAATGCCAGCCTGCAGGCAGCCTTTGTGCATACCATTGGAGATCTATTCCAGAGTATTAGTGTGCTAATTAGTGCACTTATCATCTTCTTTAAG CCACAGTACAAAATAGCTGACCCAATCTGCACATTTGTGTTTTCCATCTTTGTTTTGGCCACTACCATCACGATTTTAAGGGATATTTTAACTATGCTAATGGAAG gaaCATCAAAAGGATTTGCTTATGATGCTGTAAAAGCAAGAATTTTAACAGTTGAAAAAGTGGAGTCTGTTCACGACCTTCATCTTTGGTCTCTGACAATGAATCAAACTGCTCTCTCTGCTCACATTGCCACAG CAGACTCAACAGACAGCCAGAAGATTTTGAGAGATGTTACCCAAGCCCTCTTTGAGCACTACAGCTTCCACTCCATCACCATTCAGATTGAATCAGGAGAGGACCAGAAACCAGACTGTGTCTTCTGCCAAGAGCCCAGGGATTAA